One window of Medicago truncatula cultivar Jemalong A17 chromosome 2, MtrunA17r5.0-ANR, whole genome shotgun sequence genomic DNA carries:
- the LOC25487118 gene encoding pentatricopeptide repeat-containing protein At3g14580, mitochondrial: protein MFSRTRSLLPSLTSHKTQNPSLFSSSQQNTNNNKDNLILQRFHHKDWLTSKEATTLTNSLTNPSLSLTIFHLYSSRKDYNPTQPFCISLITKFTQSHNFTYIDTLLKTLPKPYSFTQDFFFNLIKIYAHKAQRIDKAIQLLNEMPNYGTWPSIKTFNFVLNVLVNSKLYDVVFDLYASALKLGVEIDACCLNIMIKGLCKKGEMESAFKVFDEFPKMGLKRNERTFATIMNGLCEKGMVDEGFGLLERMKEEGIVVDVVVYNVLIHGLVKNGRVDEGVTVLEDVMMRNGCYPNESSYQHVLYGLIDLKRFEEAKGVVEKMVLKGFVVSYDSFKGLVLGFCREGLIEEVDWGVRSMVRMGFVPRMGMWRPIVRCIVVSRDVSVSFDKILDSVNN, encoded by the coding sequence ATGTTTTCCCGAACCCGTTCTCTCCTTCCTTCTCTAACCTCCCACAAAACCCAAAACCCATCACTCTTCTCTTCTTCACAacaaaacacaaacaacaacaaagataaCCTCATTCTCCAACGTTTCCACCACAAAGACTGGTTAACCTCAAAAGAAGCAACAACCTTAACAAACTCTCTAACAAACCCATCTCTCTCCTTAACAATCTTCCATCTCTACTCTTCTCGCAAAGACTACAACCCAACTCAACCTTTCTGTATCTCCCTCATCACCAAATTCACTCAATCCCACAATTTCACCTACATTGACACCCTTCTTAAAACCCTCCCTAAACCCTACTCTTTCACTCAAGACTTTTTCTTCAACCTCATCAAAATCTATGCTCATAAAGCACAACGTATTGATAAAGCTATTCAATTGTTAAATGAAATGCCCAACTACGGTACATGGCCTAGTATAAAGACTTTTAACTTTGTACTTAATGTACTTGTTAATAGTAAGTTATATGACGTTGTTTTTGATCTTTATGCTTCTGCGTTGAAGCTAGGGGTTGAAATAGATGCGTGTTGTCTTAATATTATGATTAAAGGGCTGTGTAAAAAAGGGGAGATGGAAAGTGCGTTTAAGGTGTTTGATGAATTTCCTAAGATGGGTTTGAAGAGGAATGAGCGGACTTTTGCTACAATTATGAATGGGTTGTGTGAGAAAGGGATGGTGGATGAAGGTTTTGGATTGTTGGAGAGGATGAAAGAGGAAgggattgttgttgatgttgttgtttataatgttttgATACATGGGTTGGTGAAAAATGGGAGAGTTGATGAAGGGGTTACGGTTTTGGAAGATGTGATGATGAGGAATGGGTGTTATCCTAATGAGAGTTCTTATCAGCATGTGTTGTATGGTTTGATTGATTTGAAGAGATTTGAGGAGGCTAAAGGGGTTGTTGAGAAGATGGTTTTGAAGGGTTTTGTGGTGAGTTATGATTCTTTTAAGGGTTTGGTTTTGGGGTTTTGTAGAGAAGGGTTGATTGAGGAAGTTGATTGGGGTGTTAGGAGTATGGTTAGGATGGGTTTTGTTCCTAGGATGGGGATGTGGAGACCAATTGTTAGATGTATTGTTGTTTCTAGAGATGTTAGTGTTTCTTTTGATAAGATTTTGGATTCTGTTAACAATTGA
- the LOC25487119 gene encoding C2 domain-containing protein At1g53590 — translation MMDITEVSILHHVGIVLISLWLLSTFDRCHAAFYFVALIYLYLVHERYVTRLRKKLQFEERKQSNQRRVLSDSETVRWLNHAVENIWPICMEQIASQKILLPIIPWFLEKYKPWTAKEASVQHLYLGRNPPLITDIRVLRQCDDDHLVLELGMNFLTGDDMSAILAVKLRKRLGFGMSAKLHITGMHVEGKVLVGVKFLKEWPFLGRIRVCFVEPPYFQMTVKPIFTHGLDVTELPGIAGWLDKLLSIAFEQTLVEPNMLVVDVEKFVSPDQEPWFKVDEKEPVAYAKIEIVEAAEMKPSDLNGLADPYLKGQLGGYRFRTKVQKKTLSPKWQEEFRIPIITWDCNNVLAIEVRDKDHFYDDILGECSVNINDFRDGQKYDKWLPLEKVKMGRLHLRITVLDDKEKEADTTCDQETIDIEERKDSFANETTNKGSFSSISSGKSPRLADNYEPIKIEGQEKTGVWVHQPGSEVPQMWEPRKGKSRRLDTEIQREPNDISGCNSTVSGSLNNDSSSPDDNAEDKHRMKTVRKGLHKISSVFRRSRKMDDNSGPIAQDFPSPRDNIRSVNASKGVGVKFVMDDNIAGFPTGKIQVEGGSTEGSGPDSPAKRDVKDMAKNIFKHAEKSARSLKHVLSGKSRKSKGDSAATFCEGENESDSSSGESLSVQSPKDARTKVVSQAIAPCNIGSPKSDVNEVRNVRSPKPDVDVVHNVPSNTTVVNKEPQKAFSPERSSEKIGMSGEHDKEEMLADKRVVSSIAE, via the exons ATGATGGATATTACAGAAGTTTCAATCTTGCATCATGTTGgaattgttttgatttctctATGGTTGCTATCTACATTCGATCGTTGTCATGCTGCTTTTTATTTTGTGGCTTTGATCTATCTTTATCTG GTTCATGAACGTTATGTTACAAGGCTAAGGAAGAAGTTGCAGTTTGAAGAGAGGAAACAGTCTAATCAAAGAAGG GTGCTTTCTGATTCTGAAACAGTTCGGTGGTTGAACCATGCTGTTGAAAACATATGGCCTATATGTATGGAACAGATTGCATCTCAGAAGATTTTACTCCCTATCATACCTTGGTTCTTAGAGAAGTACAAACCTTGGACTGCT AAAGAAGCTTCTGTTCAGCACCTATATTTGGGGAGAAACCCACCTTTGATTACTGATATCAGGGTACTTCGCCAGTGTGATGATGACCACTTG GTTCTTGAGTTAGGAATGAATTTTCTCACGGGTGATGATATGAGTGCAATACTTGCTGTGAAACTAAGAAAAAGATTGGGCTTTGGAATGTCAGCAAAGCTGCATATAACAGGAATGCATGTGGAAGGGAAG GTCTTGGTAGGGGTGAAGTTTCTCAAGGAATGGCCTTTTCTTGGTCGCATACGTGTATGCTTTGTGGAGCCTCCATATTTTCAGATGACTGTCAAACCTATTTTTACACACGGGCTTGATGTGACAGAACTTCCAGGAATTGCTGGCTGGCTT GATAAGCTTCTGTCCATTGCTTTTGAACAGACCCTTGTTGAG CCCAATATgctggttgttgatgttgagaaATTTGTATCACCAGACCAAG AGCCTTGGTTTAAAGTGGATGAGAAGGAACCTgttgcttatgcaaaaatagaaatTGTTGAGGCAGCTGAAATGAAGCCATCAGATCTAAATG GATTAGCCGATCCTTATTTGAAAGGTCAGTTGGGAGGATACAGATTCAGGACAAAGGTACAAAAGAAAACACTTTCTCCAAAATGGCAAGAGGAATTTAGAATTCCCATCATAACATGGGATTGTAACAATGTGCTGGCTATTGAAGTTCGTGACAAGGACCATTTCTATGATGACATCCTTGG GGAATGTTCTGTGAACATCAATGATTTTCGGGACGGGCAAAAATATGATAAGTGGCTGCCACTAGAGAAAGTAAAAATGGGGAGGTTGCACTTGCGAATAACAGTTCTTGATGATAAAGAAAAG GAAGCTGATACTACATGTGACCAAGAGACAATAGAcattgaagaaagaaaagattCTTTTGCAAATGAGACCACCAACAAAGGTTCCTTCTCATCCATTTCATCTGGAAAATCTCCAAGATTGGCAGATAACTATGAGCCAATAAAAATTGAAGGCCAAGAGAAGACAGGTGTTTGGGTACATCAGCCAGGAAGCGAAGTTCCCCAAATGTGGGAGCCAAGAAAAGGCAAGAGTCGACGCCTCGACACAGAAATTCAGAGGGAACCTAACGATATATCTGGCTGTAATTCAACTGTATCTGGTTCCTTGAACAATGACAGCAGCAGTCCTGATGACAATGCTGAAGATAAACATCGAATGAAAACTGTCAGGAAAGGCCTGCACAAAATCAGTTCTGTATTTCGTAGGAGTCGGAAAATGGACGATAATTCAGGTCCTATTGCGCAGGACTTTCCATCTCCACGTGATAACATTAGGTCAGTAAATGCTTCTAAAGGGGTCGGCGTGAAGTTTGTTATGGATGATAACATTGCTGGCTTTCCGACTGGTAAGATTCAGGTAGAAGGTGGATCAACGGAAGGGAGTGGTCCTGATAGCCCAGCAAAGAGAGACGTCAAGGACATGGCAAAGAATATTTTCAAACATGCAGAAAAATCGGCTCGCAGCTTAAAACATGTTCTTTCTGGTAAATCAAGGAAATCAAAAGGTGATTCAGCGGCAACATTTTGTGAAGGAGAAAATGAATCTGACTCATCTAGTGGTGAATCTCTTTCAGTTCAGTCCCCAAAAGATGCAAGAACTAAAGTTGTTTCACAGGCCATTGCTCCATGTAACATTGGCTCCCCCAAATCCGATGTGAATGAGGTTCGCAATGTTCGTTCCCCCAAACCCGATGTGGATGTGGTTCACAATGTGCCATCCAACACCACTGTGGTCAACAAGGAGCCTCAAAAGGCATTCTCCCCTGAAAGGTCTAGTGAAAAAATTGGTATGTCTGGCGAACATGATAAAGAAGAAATGTTGGCAGATAAACGGGTTGTCAGCAGTATAGCAGAGTGA
- the LOC25487117 gene encoding putative callose synthase 8 — protein MAEIVLAEPIHFEQGESSTSRQNQHHQYEHEYEHEYEYDNSMAITTNSVSSSSNDEHLQPGPFDSERLPPVFDSEIQRFLRVANLLEREEPRVAYLCRVHAFVIAHNMDKNSSGRGVRQFKTTLLHRLEKDENATKRGGIGDIRELKRVYHVYRDYFTRNNKAFDLEQSRREKLINARFIASVLFEVLKTVTNTPSNQALTDGNAIHKKTEFNILPLEQGGIQHAIMQQPEIKAAIAVIRNIRGLPPAQDFKKHGAFVDLFDFLQHCFGFQEANVANQREHLILLLANMQTRQQTHNQKSVLKLGEGGVDELMRKFFKNYTNWCKFLERKSNIRLPFVKQEAQQYKILYIGLYLLIWGEAANLRFMPECLCYIFHHMSYEMHGVLSGAISLTTWERVIPAYGGEPESFLNNVVTPIYDVIKKEVENSKGGTTDHSAWRNYDDLNEYFWSPDCFGIGWPMRDQDHDFFFVKTKDKPDFKNALVVSHAQKKEKKKKKKKETKVDEEPQETVEEDQENNENEEKRERQWLGKTNFVEIRSFWQIFRSFDRMWSFYIISLQAIIIIACHDLGSPLQLFDATVFEDIISIFITSAILKFIQAISDIAFTWKARYTMEHSQKVKLLVKLGFAMMWNIILPVCYANSRRKYTCYSTKYGSLVEEWCFTSYMVAAAIYLTSNAAEVVLFFVPAMGKYIEVSNNKICKVLAWWIQPRIYVGRGMQEDQLSVIKYTLFWILVLSCKFVFSYSFEIKPLIEPTRRIMKIGVRKYEWHELFPRVKNNAGAIVAVWSPVVMIYFMDTQIWYSVFCTIVGGIYGVLHHLGEIRTQGMLRSRFDNLPAAFDVCLNPPSSKRGKKRRKGFLSNIFQKLPDEKNALAKFVVIWNQIISHLRLEDLISNREMDLMMMPVSSELFSRKVLWPVFLLANKFSTALTIAKDFEGKEEALVKKITKDKYMFYAVRECYQSLKFVLEILIVGSQEKRIIRDILSEIENSIEETTLLKNFNMKVLPSLHVKVIELAELLIEGGKDNRHRVAKTLLDMFELVTNDMMDDSRTLDTSHFPEENECGFVYFRDDNQLFATEEIDSESFPFSNESCVHFPLPEGPLMEKIKRFHLLVTVKETAMDIPANLDARRRISFFATSLFTDMPDAPKVHSMVPFSVITPHYMEDINFSMKELGSEREEDSIIFYMQKIYPDEWKNFLERMCCEDRRSLEDENKSEELRLWASFRGQTLGRTVRGMMYYTEALKLQAFLDMAEDEDILEGYETAEKGNRALFARLEALADMKYTYVISCQSFALQKSMNDPRYKDTIDLMIRYPSLRVSYVEEKEEIMQGRPHKVYYSKLVKAVNGFEQTVYQIKLPGPPQLGEGKPENQNNAIIYTRGEALQTIDMNQDNYLEEALKMRNLLQEFLKRQGRRPPTILGLREHIFTGSVSSLAWFMSYQETSFVTIGQRLLANPLRVRFHYGHPDVFDRVFHITRGGISKASKTINLSEDVFAGFNSTLRRGCITYHEYLQIGKGRDVSLNSISKFEAKVANGNSEQTISRDIFRLARQFDFFRMLSCYFTTIGFYFSSLISVIGIYVFLYGQLYLVLSGLERALIIEARIKNVQSLETALASQSFIQLGLLTGLPMMMEIGLERGFLTALKDFILMQLQLAAVFFTFSLGTKTHYYGRTILHGGAKYRPTGRKVVFHASFTENYRLYSRSHFVKAFELMLLLVVYNMFRKSYQSNMTYVLITYAIWFMSLTWLCAPFLFNPAGFSWTKAVDDWKEWNKWIRQQGGLGIHQDKSWHSWWYDEQTHLRHSSLGSRFAEILLSLRFFIYQYGLVYHLDITQQSKNLLVYVFSWVVIFGIFVLVKAVNIGRNLLSANYQLGFRFFKAILFVAVVALIITLSIICQLSVSDLFVCCMAFMPTAWGLIQIAQAARPKIEHTGLWDFTRALAREFDYGMGIVLFAPIAILAWLPIIKAFHARILFNEAFKRHLQIQPLLSVKKKKHRP, from the exons TCGAAGGGAGAAATTGATAAATGCAAGATTTATTGCTTCTGTTCTGTTTGAGGTGCTAAAAACAGTTACAAACACACCTAGTAATCAG GCTCTTACCGATGGAAATGCAATCCACAAAAAAACTGAGTTTAACATTCTTCCACTTGAGCAAGGGGGAATTCAGCATGCAATCATGCAGCAGCCTGAG ATTAAGGCTGCCATTGCAGTTATTCGCAATATTCGAGGTTTACCCCCAGCCCAAGATTTCAAGAAACATGGAGCCTTTGTTGATCTGTTTGATTTTCTTCAGCATTGTTTTGGATTCCAG GAAGCCAATGTGGCAAACCAAAGGGAACATCTGATTCTACTGCTAGCCAACATGCAGACTAGGCAGCAAACTCACAACCAGAAATCTGTTCTGAAG TTAGGAGAAGGAGGTGTGGATGAATTGATGAGAAAGTTCTtcaaaaattatacaaattggtgcaagtttttggaaagaaaaagcaATATCCG CTTACCTTTTGTGAAACAAGAAGCacaacaatataaaattttgtacATTGGTCTTTACCTGCTCATATGGGGGGAGGCTGCTAATTTGAGGTTCATGCCAGAATGTCTTTGCTATATCTTTCACCAT ATGTCATATGAAATGCATGGAGTTTTAAGTGGTGCTATCAGCTTAACAACATGGGAAAGGGTCATACCCGCATATGGAGGAGAACCAGAATCTTTCCTTAATAATGTTGTCACACCTATATACGATGTTATAAAAAAG GAAGTTGAAAATAGCAAAGGTGGGACAACGGACCATTCTGCATGGAGAAACTATGATGATCTGAATGAATACTTCTG GTCTCCTGATTGTTTTGGAATCGGTTGGCCGATGCGTGATCAGGACCAcgattttttctttgtaaaaaccAAAGATAAACCTGATTTCAAGAATGCTCTTGTTGTATCACATgctcaaaagaaagaaaagaaaaagaagaaaaagaaagaaacgaAGGTTGACGAAGAACCACAG GAAACTGTGGAGGAAGATCAAGAAAACAACGAAAATGAGGAAAAGAGAGAACGGCAATGGCTAGGAAAGACAAATTTCGTTGAGATTCGTTCATTTTGGCAAATTTTTAGAAGCTTTGATCGAATGTGGAGTTTTTATATTATATCCCTTCAG GCCATAATAATCATTGCCTGCCATGACTTGGGATCTCCACTTCAGTTGTTTGATGCCACAGTATTTGAGGACATCATCAGTATCTTTATTACTTCAGCCATTCTTAAATTTATTCAAG CAATTTCAGACATCGCATTTACGTGGAAAGCCAGATACACCATGGAACATTCACAAAAAGTGAAACTTTTGGTGAAGCTGGGATTTGCCATGATGTGGAATATTATTCTTCCTGTGTGCTATGCTAATTCAAGAAGAAAATATACTTGTTATTCCACCAAGTATGGAAGTTTGGTTGAAGAATGGTGCTTTACTTCCTATATGGTTGCTGCTGCGATATACTTGACAAGTAATGCAGCTGaagttgtgttattttttgtaCCTGCTATGGGAAAATATATTGAGGTATCTAATAACAAGATATGCAAAGTTTTGGCTTGGTGGATTCAG CCAAGAATCTATGTTGGCCGAGGGATGCAAGAAGACCAGCTTTCTGTTATAAA GTACACATTATTTTGGATATTGGTGTTGTCATGTAAATTTGTGTTCAGCTACAGTTTTgag ATAAAACCACTCATAGAACCAACTAGACGAATTATGAAAATTGGTGTAAGAAAGTATGAATGGCATGAGCTTTTTCCAAGAG TCAAGAATAATGCTGGTGCAATTGTGGCTGTGTGGAGCCCTGTAGTAATG ATATATTTTATGGACACACAAATTTGGTATTCTGTTTTCTGTACAATAGTTGGTGGAATTTATGGAGTTTTGCATCACCTTGGTGAG ATACGGACACAAGGAATGCTAAGAAGTAGATTTGACAACTTGCCAGCAGCATTTGACGTCTGTCTGAATCCGCCATCTTCCAAACGCggtaaaaagagaagaaaaggtTTCCTCAGCAATATATTTCAAAAG CTTCCTGATGAAAAAAATGCTCTTGCAAAATTTGTGGTAATATGGAATCAAATTATAAGCCATCTTCGTCTTGAAGACTTAATTAGTAACAG AGAAATGGATTTAATGATGATGCCTGTATCTTCAGAATTATTTTCTCGCAAGGTTCTTTGGCCTGTTTTCCTCTTGGCAAACAAG TTTTCTACAGCTTTGACCATTGCTAAAGATTTTGAAGGAAAGGAAGAAgctcttgtcaaaaaaattacaaaagacaAATACATGTTTTATGCCGTAAGAGAGTGCTACCAGTCACTGAAATTTGTTCTTGAGATTCTTATTGTTGGTAGCCAGGAGAAAAG GATTATACGTGATATACTAAGCGAAATCGAAAACAGTATCGAAGAAACAACTCTTCTTAAGAACTTCAACATGAAAGTTCTCCCATCTCTACATGTTAAGGTCATTGAGCTAGCTGAACTTCTG ATTGAGGGAGGTAAAGACAATCGGCACAGAGTTGCGAAAACTTTACTCGATATGTTTGAACTAGTAACAAACGATATGATGGATGACTCGAG AACATTGGATACATCACACtttccagaagaaaatgaatgtgGCTTTGTCTATTTTAGAGATGATAATCAACTATTTGCCACTGAGGAAATTGATAGTGAATCCTTTCCATTTTCCAATGAAAGTTGTGTCCATTTTCCCTTGCCAGAAGGCCCTTTGATGGAAAAG ATCAAGCGATTTCATTTATTAGTTACCGTCAAGGAGACTGCAATGGACATACCTGCAAACTTAGATGCTCGTCGGCGCATATCATTCTTTGCTACTTCTCTGTTTACAGATATGCCAGATGCTCCAAAAGTGCATAGTATGGTGCCATTTAG TGTTATAACCCCACACTACATGGAGGACATCAACTTTTCAATGAAGGAGCTTGGTTCCGAAAGAGAGGAGGACTCCATCATCTTTTACATGCAAAAGATATATCCAG atgAATGGAAAAACTTTTTGGAACGTATGTGTTGCGAAGACCGTAGGAGTTTAGAAGATGAAAACAAATCAGAAGAGCTTAGATTGTGGGCTTCATTCCGGGGACAGACACTAGGAAGAACAG TTAGAGGGATGATGTACTACACAGAAGCGTTAAAATTACAAGCATTTCTTGACATGGCAGAAGATGAAG ATATTCTTGAAGGTTATGAGACGGCAGAAAAGGGTAATCGTGCTTTATTTGCTCGCCTAGAAGCACTAGCAGACATGAAATACACCTATGTCATTTCCTGTCAATCATTTGCATTACAAAAGTCTATGAATGATCCGCGTTACAAAGATACAATTGACTTAATGATAAG GTATCCGTCTCTTCGTGTTTCTTATGTGGAGGAAAAGGAGGAGATAATGCAGGGTAGACCTCACAAAGTGTATTATTCGAAACTGGTTAAGGCTGTCAATGGTTTTGAGCAG ACAGtatatcaaataaaacttcCAGGTCCACCACAGCTTGGAGAAGGGAAGcctgaaaatcaaaacaatgcAATAATATACACTCGTGGCGAAGCCCTccaaacaattgatatgaaccaG GATAATTACTTGGAAGAAGCTCTAAAAATGAGAAACCTTCTCCAAGAATTTCTTAAGCGCCAAGGACGGAGGCCTCCTACAATACTTGGTTTAAGAGAACATATTTTCACAGGAAG TGTGTCTTCTCTGGCATGGTTCATGTCATATCAGGAGACCAGCTTTGTCACAATTGGTCAAAGGCTTCTGGCTAATCCTCTCAG GGTGCGGTTCCACTATGGCCATCCTGATGTATTTGACAGAGTTTTTCATATTACAAGAGGAGGAATAAGCAAAGCgtctaaaacaattaatttgaGTGAAGACGTTTTCGCTG GATTTAATTCTACTTTAAGAAGGGGGTGTATTACATATCATGAATACTTGCAAATTGGCAAAGGTCGCGATGTAAGTCTAAACTCGATCTCAAAATTTGAAGCCAAGGTAGCAAATGGAAACAGTGAACAAACTATAAGCCGTGACATATTCCGCCTTGCAAGACAATTCGATTTTTTTAGGATGCTATCTTGTTATTTCACTACTATTGGATTTTACTTCAGCAGCTTG ATATCAGTAATAGGAATATATGTATTTCTCTACGGACAGTTATACCTTGTTCTTAGCGGCTTAGAGAGAGCACTTATCATTGAAGCAAGAATCAAGAATGTACAGTCCTTAGAAACAGCTCTTGCTTCTCAATCATTCATACAACTTGGACTTCTAACAGGCTTACCGATGATGATGGAAATAGGCCTCGAGAGAGGTTTCCTAACAGCCCTCAAAGATTTTATCCTCATGCAGTTACAGCTTGCAGCTGTTTTCTTCACATTCTCCCTTGGAACAAAAACACATTACTATGGCAGAACAATTTTGCACGGAGGCGCGAAATACAGACCAACCGGACGCAAAGTTGTCTTCCACGCTAGCTTCACTGAAAACTATAGATTATACTCGAGAAGTCACTTTGTAAAAGCGTTTGAGCTAATGCTGCTTTTGGTTGTTTATAACATGTTCAGAAAATCTTATCAAAGTAACATGACATATGTGTTGATAACTTACGCGATTTGGTTCATGTCTTTGACTTGGTTGTGTGCGCCTTTTCTTTTCAACCCTGCCGGATTCAGTTGGACTAAGGCGGTAGATGATTGGAAAGAGTGGAATAAATGGATCAGACAACAGGGTGGATTGGGAATCCATCAGGATAAAAGTTGGCATTCTTGGTGGTATGACGAACAAACTCATCTTCGACATTCAAGTCTTGGTTCGAGGTTTGCTGAAATATTACTTTCGCTTCGTTTCTTCATCTATCAGTATGGTTTGGTCTATCACCTTGACATTACTCAGCAAAGCAAAAACTTGCTGGTTTATGTTTTTTCATGGGTTGTGATTTTTGGAATTTTCGTCTTGGTAAAG GCTGTCAACATAGGAAGGAACCTACTTAGTGCTAATTATCAACTTGGATTCAGATTTTTCAAAGCAATCTTATTTGTTGCCGTTGTTGCTCTCATCATTACTCTTTCAATCATATGTCAGCTGTCAGTGTCAGACCTTTTTGTTTGTTGTATGGCATTCATGCCAACTGCATGGGGACTGATACAG ATTGCACAAGCAGCAAGGCCAAAAATAGAGCATACAGGATTATGGGACTTTACACGTGCACTTGCTAGAGAATTTGACTATGGAATGGGGATAGTACTTTTTGCACCTATAGCTATTTTGGCATGGCTACCAATTATTAAAGCCTTCCATGCTCGTATTCTTTTCAATGAGGCATTCAAAAGACACTTGCAAATTCAACCACTTCTCTCAGTCAAGAAGAAGAAGCATAGACCTTGA